In one window of Gallaecimonas xiamenensis 3-C-1 DNA:
- a CDS encoding MATE family efflux transporter has protein sequence MARAPHNLLDGDIKVTLRQMTISLLWGMATMMTFNLVDTLFVSRLGTHPLAAISFTFPVSFTLISLTIGLGIGTSAVIGHALGRKHQGEAKEQGNAAVWLAVLSVALLALLGWAFHDPIFRALGANDEQQVLIAQYMDIWFLGSPLLAIPMIANAVMRANGDTVTPSRFMMLGGLINAVMDPLLIFGWGPFPRLELMGAALATVLAWLGGSVGVLILLYKRDLARFCLPGREMVRHWRSLLVIGLPAAGANMMTPLAMAALTAMVASYGPAAVAAFGVGTRLESMATLVVLALSMTLPPFVSQNMGAGQLQRVQAAYSGVVRFVLGWQGLLYLVLLALAFPISWVFGKDPKVAELIRLFIFIVPLGYGLQGVVILTNSSFNAIHRPAKALMLSTLRFFVAAVPLAWLGGQLFGLPGFFGGVVLANLLTASIAYRWFTKETA, from the coding sequence CTGGATGGCGACATCAAGGTCACCCTGCGGCAGATGACCATCTCCCTGCTCTGGGGCATGGCGACCATGATGACCTTCAACCTGGTCGATACCCTTTTTGTCAGCCGCCTGGGTACCCACCCCTTGGCCGCCATCAGCTTCACCTTCCCGGTCAGCTTTACCTTGATCAGCCTCACCATAGGCCTGGGCATCGGCACCTCGGCGGTAATAGGCCACGCCCTTGGCCGCAAGCACCAGGGGGAAGCCAAGGAACAGGGCAATGCCGCCGTCTGGTTGGCGGTATTGTCGGTGGCGCTGCTGGCGCTATTGGGCTGGGCCTTCCATGACCCCATCTTTCGCGCCTTGGGGGCCAATGACGAGCAGCAGGTCTTGATCGCCCAATACATGGATATCTGGTTCCTGGGCAGCCCGCTGCTGGCCATCCCCATGATCGCCAATGCGGTGATGCGGGCCAACGGCGACACCGTTACCCCCAGCCGCTTTATGATGCTGGGTGGCCTTATCAATGCGGTGATGGATCCGCTGCTGATCTTCGGTTGGGGCCCTTTCCCGCGCCTGGAACTGATGGGGGCGGCCCTGGCCACGGTGCTGGCCTGGCTGGGGGGCTCGGTTGGGGTGCTGATACTGCTCTACAAGCGGGACCTGGCCCGGTTCTGCCTGCCGGGGCGGGAGATGGTGCGCCATTGGCGCTCCTTGCTGGTGATAGGGTTGCCGGCGGCCGGTGCCAATATGATGACCCCCCTGGCCATGGCGGCCCTGACCGCCATGGTGGCCAGTTACGGCCCGGCGGCGGTGGCGGCTTTTGGGGTGGGCACCCGGTTGGAATCCATGGCCACCCTGGTGGTGCTGGCCCTGTCCATGACCTTGCCGCCCTTTGTCAGCCAGAACATGGGGGCAGGGCAGCTGCAACGGGTGCAGGCCGCCTACAGCGGCGTGGTGCGCTTTGTACTGGGCTGGCAGGGATTGTTGTACCTGGTTCTGCTGGCCCTGGCCTTTCCCATAAGCTGGGTGTTCGGCAAGGACCCCAAGGTGGCCGAGCTTATCCGCCTCTTTATCTTTATCGTGCCCCTGGGCTATGGCCTGCAAGGGGTGGTGATCCTCACCAATTCGTCTTTTAATGCCATCCACAGGCCGGCCAAGGCGTTGATGCTGTCGACCCTGCGCTTTTTCGTGGCGGCGGTGCCCCTGGCTTGGCTGGGTGGCCAGCTGTTCGGGCTGCCGGGCTTTTTCGGCGGCGTGGTACTGGCCAACCTGCTGACCGCCAGCATCGCCTACCGCTGGTTTACCAAGGAGACGGCATGA
- the uvrB gene encoding excinuclease ABC subunit UvrB: protein MSKDFILHSAYQPAGDQPTAIAQLVDGLEAGLAHQTLLGVTGSGKTFTMANVIATLGRPTIVMAPNKTLAAQLYGEMKEFFPENAVEYFVSYYDYYQPEAYVPASDTFIEKDASINDHIEQMRLSATKALMERRDVVIVASVSAIYGLGDPQSYLSMMLHIRQGDIIDQRAMLRRLAELQYTRNEVAFSRGTYRVRGEVIDIHPAESDEEAVRIELFDNEVERISTFDPLTGQVLRSGLGRITIYPKTHYVTPREKVLEAVESIKVELKGRLEDLRSSSKLVEEQRLAQRTQFDIEMMVELGYCSGIENYSRYLSGRNPGEPPPTLLDYLPPDGLMIIDESHVTVSQIGAMYKGDRSRKETLVEYGFRLPSALDNRPLKFDEFEDIAPQTVYVSATPGKYELERSGGEVAEQVVRPTGLLDPVVEVRPVGTQVDDVLSEIGKRVAVNERVLITTLTKKMAEDLTEYLNEHGVRVRYLHSDVDTVERVEIIRDLRLGEFDVLVGINLLREGLDMPEVSLVAIFDADKEGFLRSDRSLIQTIGRAARNLNGRAILYADKITGSMQRAMDETARRREKQEAFNAEHGIVPKALNKKIADILQLGDKSDSDGKAKGKSRKGKDAAPGHLDAKTLAAEMERLEKQMYVHAQNLEFEEAAQLRDRVAQMNEQLKSL from the coding sequence ATGAGCAAAGACTTTATCCTGCATTCGGCCTACCAACCGGCCGGTGACCAGCCTACTGCCATCGCCCAACTGGTAGACGGCCTGGAAGCGGGCCTGGCTCACCAAACGCTTTTGGGGGTAACGGGCTCCGGTAAGACCTTTACCATGGCCAACGTCATCGCCACCCTGGGCCGGCCCACCATCGTCATGGCCCCCAACAAGACCCTGGCTGCCCAGCTCTATGGCGAGATGAAGGAGTTCTTCCCGGAAAACGCCGTGGAGTACTTCGTCTCCTACTACGACTACTACCAGCCCGAGGCCTATGTGCCGGCGTCCGACACCTTTATCGAGAAGGACGCCTCCATCAATGACCATATCGAGCAGATGCGCCTGTCCGCCACCAAGGCATTGATGGAGCGGCGCGACGTGGTGATAGTGGCCTCGGTGTCGGCCATCTACGGCCTTGGGGACCCCCAAAGCTATCTGTCGATGATGCTGCATATCCGCCAAGGCGACATCATCGACCAGCGCGCCATGCTGCGCCGGCTGGCCGAGCTTCAATACACCCGCAACGAAGTGGCCTTTAGCCGTGGCACCTACCGGGTGCGCGGCGAGGTGATTGACATTCACCCGGCCGAGAGCGACGAAGAGGCGGTACGCATCGAGCTCTTTGACAACGAAGTGGAACGGATCAGCACCTTCGACCCCTTAACCGGCCAGGTACTCAGAAGCGGCCTTGGCCGCATCACCATCTACCCCAAGACCCACTACGTGACGCCTCGGGAAAAGGTGCTCGAAGCGGTGGAGAGCATCAAGGTGGAGCTTAAAGGCCGCCTTGAGGACCTTCGCAGCAGCAGCAAGCTGGTGGAAGAGCAGCGCCTGGCCCAGCGCACCCAGTTCGATATCGAGATGATGGTGGAGCTGGGCTATTGCTCGGGCATCGAGAACTACTCGCGCTATCTGTCCGGCCGCAACCCCGGCGAGCCGCCGCCGACCCTGCTGGACTACCTGCCGCCGGACGGCCTGATGATCATCGACGAGTCCCACGTGACGGTGTCGCAAATTGGCGCCATGTACAAAGGGGACCGCTCCCGTAAAGAAACCCTGGTGGAGTACGGTTTTCGCCTACCCTCGGCCCTGGACAACAGGCCCCTTAAGTTCGACGAATTCGAAGATATCGCCCCCCAGACAGTGTACGTGTCCGCCACCCCCGGCAAATACGAGCTGGAACGCTCCGGTGGCGAGGTGGCCGAACAGGTGGTGCGGCCCACCGGTCTTTTGGACCCGGTGGTAGAAGTGCGCCCGGTGGGCACCCAGGTGGACGACGTGTTGTCGGAAATTGGCAAGCGGGTGGCGGTCAACGAACGGGTACTTATTACTACCCTCACCAAGAAAATGGCCGAGGACCTCACCGAGTACCTTAACGAACACGGGGTGCGGGTCCGTTACCTGCACTCGGATGTGGACACGGTAGAGCGGGTGGAGATCATCCGCGACCTGCGCCTGGGTGAGTTTGACGTGCTGGTGGGCATTAACTTGCTGCGCGAAGGCCTGGATATGCCGGAAGTGTCCCTGGTGGCCATTTTCGATGCCGACAAAGAAGGCTTCCTGCGCTCCGACCGCTCCCTTATTCAGACCATAGGCCGGGCCGCCCGTAACCTTAACGGCCGCGCCATCCTCTACGCCGATAAAATCACCGGATCCATGCAGCGGGCCATGGACGAAACGGCGCGCCGGCGGGAAAAACAGGAAGCCTTCAATGCCGAGCACGGCATAGTGCCCAAGGCCCTCAACAAGAAAATCGCCGATATCCTGCAATTGGGGGACAAGAGCGACAGCGACGGCAAAGCCAAGGGCAAATCCCGCAAAGGCAAAGACGCTGCTCCTGGCCACCTGGACGCCAAGACTCTGGCGGCCGAGATGGAAAGGCTGGAAAAGCAGATGTATGTCCATGCCCAGAACCTGGAGTTCGAGGAAGCGGCCCAGCTGCGCGACCGAGTGGCGCAGATGAACGAGCAGCTAAAAAGCCTCTAG
- a CDS encoding sigma-54-dependent transcriptional regulator yields the protein MRLLLVEDDKDQRQLLAELLTDYDLVLAASVAEAQPHLGKVDMVLSDWKLGDGDGLMLLRAAQRLSQGPAFVMMTAYGTISHAVEAMRQGADDYLSKPFSRQELALTLEKVGRAQKLRQDNQRLSQALTDQNKLTEIIGQAPAMQQLQSRLARISDTDATVLIEGESGTGKELAARALHQLSRRAQKPFVAINCGAIPEALAESELFGSDKGAFTGATQAKAGKFEAASSGTLFLDEIGELPLVLQSKLLRVLQEGKVTRLGEHQERSIDVRIIAATNRDLKAEVQAGRFREDLYYRLNVVPLVLPPLRERKDDIPALCRHFLALYARRHGLSQPELSPALVGRLLSHHWPGNVRELANRMERLVLLGEDMPIAAVTPGNGDFTVSLPPGGLDWEAFERHCLDKALALNGGNKRQTARYLNLGYKALLYRLEKHGL from the coding sequence ATGCGCCTGCTGCTGGTTGAAGACGACAAAGACCAGCGCCAGCTGCTGGCCGAACTGCTGACCGACTATGACCTGGTATTGGCCGCCTCGGTGGCCGAGGCCCAGCCCCACCTTGGCAAGGTGGACATGGTGCTTAGCGACTGGAAACTGGGGGACGGGGACGGCCTGATGCTGCTGCGGGCCGCCCAGCGCCTGAGCCAGGGGCCGGCCTTTGTGATGATGACCGCCTACGGCACCATCAGCCACGCCGTGGAGGCCATGCGCCAGGGGGCGGACGACTATCTGTCCAAGCCCTTTAGCCGCCAGGAGCTGGCCCTGACCCTGGAAAAGGTGGGCCGCGCCCAGAAACTGCGCCAGGACAACCAGCGCCTGAGCCAGGCACTGACCGACCAGAACAAGCTCACCGAGATCATCGGCCAGGCCCCGGCCATGCAGCAGCTGCAAAGCCGCCTAGCCCGCATCAGCGACACCGACGCCACAGTGCTTATCGAAGGGGAGTCCGGTACCGGCAAGGAACTGGCGGCCCGGGCCCTGCACCAGTTGTCGCGCCGGGCCCAAAAGCCCTTCGTGGCCATTAACTGCGGCGCCATTCCCGAGGCCCTGGCCGAAAGCGAGCTCTTTGGCAGCGACAAGGGCGCCTTTACCGGTGCCACCCAGGCCAAGGCCGGCAAGTTCGAGGCAGCCAGCAGCGGTACCCTGTTTCTGGATGAAATAGGCGAGCTTCCCCTGGTGCTGCAAAGCAAGCTGCTGCGGGTGCTGCAAGAGGGCAAGGTCACCCGCCTGGGGGAGCACCAGGAGCGCAGCATCGATGTGCGCATCATCGCCGCCACCAACCGCGATCTTAAAGCCGAGGTGCAGGCCGGGCGTTTTCGCGAAGATCTCTACTATCGCCTGAACGTGGTGCCCCTGGTCCTGCCGCCTCTTCGCGAGCGCAAGGACGACATCCCCGCCCTTTGCCGCCATTTTCTGGCCCTCTACGCCCGCCGCCACGGCCTGAGCCAGCCGGAGCTGAGCCCGGCCCTTGTAGGCCGGCTACTGAGCCACCACTGGCCCGGCAATGTGCGGGAGCTGGCCAACCGCATGGAACGGCTGGTGCTGCTGGGGGAAGACATGCCCATTGCCGCCGTAACCCCAGGCAACGGCGATTTTACGGTCAGCCTGCCACCGGGGGGCCTGGACTGGGAGGCCTTTGAACGCCACTGCCTGGACAAGGCCCTGGCCCTTAACGGCGGCAACAAGCGCCAGACCGCCCGGTACCTGAACCTGGGCTACAAGGCCCTGCTCTATCGCCTGGAAAAACATGGGCTTTAA
- a CDS encoding sensor histidine kinase, with amino-acid sequence MRVKHSLFALFGALFLLLAGTQTWLLRSLKDDINVEVASISHQMVEDALEGIEIPEPPTPDIEVPEELVRLAPDEAAELQRQAQEMRRQEIERSRQKVAAQIADARRAANETLRQVRLSHPSLLAPSVEVVHSANKKLWLGLALTSLLALLGIYLLAKAFSRPLETLAQGLSRVAKGEAGVQLKPQGMRELRTAMDGFNRMSLELARLKKEEAQMQDQAHLAELGDIARGLAHSLRNPIHTIGLALEGELDQARKAAIAQKLKQMDANIKALLTLSAQGVNRQQPLVLAELLADVRLSLGGQWRLTLPQHCTLKGDESELRAVFHALMSNALEAAPGKEASLDAQLVPGALVIHIRDQGPGLSDQVKAKLFTPHATQKADGAGMGLYIAERLVRLRYGGTLTLDNHPQGGAVATLTLPENSDAPAAG; translated from the coding sequence ATGCGCGTCAAACACAGCCTGTTCGCCCTTTTCGGCGCCCTCTTCCTGCTGCTGGCCGGCACCCAGACCTGGCTGCTAAGAAGCTTGAAGGACGACATCAACGTGGAAGTGGCCAGTATCAGCCACCAGATGGTGGAAGATGCCCTGGAAGGCATAGAGATCCCCGAGCCCCCTACCCCCGACATAGAGGTGCCCGAAGAGCTGGTACGCCTGGCCCCGGACGAAGCGGCCGAGTTGCAGCGCCAAGCCCAGGAGATGCGCCGCCAGGAAATAGAGCGCAGCCGCCAAAAGGTGGCGGCCCAGATAGCCGATGCCAGGCGCGCCGCCAACGAGACCCTGCGCCAGGTTCGCCTCAGCCACCCAAGCCTGCTGGCGCCCTCGGTGGAAGTGGTGCACAGCGCCAACAAGAAGCTCTGGTTGGGCCTGGCCCTTACCTCACTGCTGGCGCTGCTGGGGATCTACCTGCTGGCCAAGGCCTTCTCCCGCCCCCTTGAAACCCTGGCCCAGGGCCTTTCAAGGGTGGCCAAGGGGGAAGCGGGGGTGCAGCTCAAACCCCAGGGCATGCGCGAGCTGCGCACCGCCATGGACGGCTTTAACCGCATGAGCCTGGAGCTGGCCCGCCTGAAAAAGGAAGAGGCGCAAATGCAGGACCAGGCCCACCTGGCCGAACTGGGCGACATAGCCCGTGGCCTGGCCCACAGCCTGCGTAACCCCATCCACACCATAGGTCTGGCCCTGGAAGGGGAACTGGACCAGGCCAGGAAGGCGGCCATCGCCCAAAAACTCAAGCAGATGGACGCCAACATCAAGGCACTGTTGACCCTGTCGGCCCAGGGGGTAAACCGCCAGCAGCCCCTGGTGCTGGCCGAACTGCTGGCCGATGTCAGGCTCAGCCTCGGCGGCCAGTGGCGGCTGACCTTGCCCCAGCATTGCACCCTCAAAGGGGACGAGTCGGAGCTGCGCGCCGTCTTTCACGCCCTGATGAGCAACGCCCTGGAAGCGGCCCCCGGCAAGGAAGCCAGCCTTGATGCACAACTGGTGCCCGGCGCCCTGGTCATCCACATTCGCGACCAGGGCCCGGGCCTTAGCGACCAGGTCAAGGCCAAGCTCTTTACCCCCCACGCCACCCAAAAGGCCGACGGCGCCGGCATGGGCCTGTACATTGCCGAACGCCTGGTGCGGCTGCGTTACGGCGGCACCCTGACCCTGGACAACCACCCTCAAGGGGGCGCCGTTGCCACCCTGACCTTGCCGGAGAACAGCGATGCGCCTGCTGCTGGTTGA
- a CDS encoding LysR substrate-binding domain-containing protein: MDIDSKWLEDLLALASCRSFSQAAARRHVTQPAFSRRIRALEDAVGAALVDRSKSPVDLTSEGQLFLLTARSVVDQLADAVGRVRGLQPAKAQVLDIAAAHSLANSFFPDWLGQISTDEQLSIRLTALNVEEAVHQLREGHCDLMLVYYDPLSALQLDAATFPSLHLASTALVPVCTPGADGQPRWNLETDEAVPLLAYTQGAFLGRTLRLMLANDGLRLRLRTHFETAMADGLKGMALSGLGVAWLPRLCIEQELKDGRLVELGPARYQAPLDIRLYRCNLVHKPAIKALWQQLAG; encoded by the coding sequence ATGGATATCGACAGCAAGTGGCTCGAAGATCTGCTGGCCTTAGCCAGCTGCCGCAGTTTTTCCCAGGCTGCCGCCCGCCGGCATGTTACCCAGCCCGCCTTCAGCCGCCGTATCCGCGCCCTGGAAGACGCGGTGGGGGCCGCCCTGGTGGACAGGTCAAAAAGCCCGGTGGATCTCACCAGCGAGGGCCAGCTGTTCCTGCTCACCGCCCGCTCTGTGGTAGACCAACTGGCGGACGCCGTGGGGCGGGTAAGGGGCCTGCAACCGGCCAAGGCCCAGGTGCTGGACATTGCCGCCGCCCACTCCCTGGCCAACAGCTTCTTCCCGGACTGGCTGGGTCAGATCAGCACCGACGAGCAGCTGTCCATCCGCCTGACGGCCCTGAACGTGGAAGAGGCGGTGCACCAGCTACGGGAAGGCCATTGCGACCTGATGCTGGTCTATTACGACCCCCTTTCTGCCCTGCAGCTGGACGCCGCCACCTTCCCGTCCCTGCACCTGGCCAGCACCGCCCTGGTGCCGGTCTGCACCCCGGGCGCCGACGGCCAGCCGCGCTGGAACCTGGAAACCGACGAGGCCGTGCCGCTGCTGGCTTACACCCAGGGAGCCTTTTTGGGGCGCACCCTGCGGCTGATGCTGGCTAACGACGGTCTGCGCCTGCGCCTTCGCACCCACTTTGAGACCGCCATGGCCGACGGCCTCAAAGGCATGGCCCTGAGCGGCCTAGGGGTGGCCTGGCTGCCAAGGCTGTGCATCGAACAGGAACTCAAGGACGGCCGCCTGGTAGAGCTGGGGCCGGCGCGTTACCAGGCCCCCTTGGATATTCGCCTCTACCGCTGCAACCTGGTCCATAAGCCGGCCATCAAGGCGCTCTGGCAGCAGCTGGCCGGTTAA
- a CDS encoding aspartate ammonia-lyase, which produces MFRQEKDLLGYLDVPAGAYYGVQTQRALDNFQLTGVPLYHFPKLILGLAMVKKAAALANAELGHLPAAKKDAIVLACDRIIAGEFHDHFVVDMIQGGAGTSTNMNANEVIANIALEHLGHAKGAYGQLHPNNDVNLSQSTNDAYPTAIRVGLQLSHAELVDSLAALRDAFGAKAGEFKDIIKMGRTQLQDAVPMTLGQEFGAFATTLGEDIERIEGLYDLLREVNLGGTAIGTGINADPRYGKLATAHLSDICGHPMRLAKDLIEATSDMGAFVLFSGMTKRLAVKLSKICNDLRLLSSGPRTGFGEINLPAQQPGSSIMPGKVNPVIPEAVNQVAYQVIGNDLAITLAAEAGQLQLNVMEPLIAYKILESMRLLRRAMDMLRERCVVGISANVERCEALVNQSIGLITALNPHIGYDNATRIAKEALVTGKGVLELVREEGLLDEALLAEILKPANMVRPRM; this is translated from the coding sequence CTGTTTCGCCAGGAAAAAGATCTTCTCGGTTATCTCGATGTCCCCGCCGGTGCCTATTACGGGGTGCAAACCCAGCGGGCCTTGGACAACTTCCAGCTGACCGGCGTACCCCTGTATCACTTTCCCAAGCTGATTCTGGGCCTGGCCATGGTGAAGAAGGCGGCGGCCCTGGCCAACGCCGAGCTGGGCCATCTGCCGGCGGCAAAAAAAGACGCCATAGTGCTGGCTTGCGACCGCATCATCGCCGGTGAATTCCACGACCATTTCGTGGTGGACATGATCCAAGGCGGCGCCGGTACCTCCACCAACATGAACGCCAACGAGGTGATAGCCAATATCGCCCTCGAGCACTTGGGTCATGCCAAAGGCGCATACGGCCAGCTGCACCCCAACAACGATGTCAACCTGTCCCAATCCACCAACGATGCCTATCCCACCGCCATCCGGGTGGGCCTGCAACTGAGCCATGCCGAGCTGGTGGACAGCCTGGCGGCCCTGCGCGACGCCTTTGGCGCCAAGGCCGGCGAGTTCAAGGACATCATCAAAATGGGCCGCACCCAATTGCAGGACGCAGTGCCCATGACCCTGGGTCAGGAGTTTGGCGCCTTCGCCACCACCCTGGGGGAAGACATAGAGCGTATCGAGGGGCTTTACGATCTGCTGCGGGAAGTGAACCTCGGCGGCACCGCCATCGGTACCGGCATTAACGCCGACCCCCGCTACGGCAAGCTGGCCACGGCCCATCTGTCAGACATTTGCGGCCACCCCATGCGTTTGGCCAAGGACCTGATTGAAGCCACCTCCGACATGGGCGCCTTCGTGCTGTTTAGCGGCATGACCAAGCGCCTGGCGGTCAAACTCTCCAAGATTTGTAACGATCTTCGCCTGCTCTCTTCCGGCCCCCGTACCGGCTTTGGGGAAATCAACTTGCCGGCCCAGCAGCCGGGCTCCAGCATCATGCCCGGCAAGGTCAACCCTGTCATTCCCGAGGCGGTGAACCAGGTGGCCTACCAGGTGATTGGCAACGATTTGGCCATTACCCTGGCCGCCGAAGCCGGGCAGCTGCAGCTCAACGTGATGGAGCCGCTGATTGCCTACAAGATTTTGGAATCCATGCGGCTGTTGCGCCGGGCCATGGACATGCTGCGCGAGCGCTGCGTGGTTGGTATCAGCGCCAACGTGGAGCGCTGCGAGGCGCTGGTGAACCAGTCCATCGGCCTTATCACCGCCCTTAACCCCCATATCGGCTACGACAACGCTACCCGCATCGCCAAGGAAGCCCTGGTAACCGGCAAGGGGGTGCTGGAGCTGGTGCGCGAAGAAGGGCTTTTGGACGAGGCGCTGCTGGCCGAGATATTAAAGCCGGCCAATATGGTCCGGCCCCGGATGTAA
- a CDS encoding S1/P1 nuclease, which translates to MRHLLWLLAALVVSPTWAFGFNGHKAFCQAAYELTSPKTQQALDKVVASQGKYGSFAESCTWADDIKGDHHWDWSKPLHYVNIPRGASKLTDANCPATGCVLSGIRHYQALLTQNPNDWQALFFLSHFIGDLHQPLHVSYADDLGGNRALGQFFGEEKNLHGIWDYGMLGHMGGDDWKGFGHKLAGLANAKDAGGTPLAWGNQSMAITQQVYRYYQGHKTMGQEYVDHFGPVLEQRMEAGAERLAKVLDSIYDK; encoded by the coding sequence ATGCGTCACCTTCTTTGGCTTCTCGCCGCCCTGGTGGTCAGCCCCACCTGGGCCTTCGGATTCAACGGCCACAAGGCCTTCTGCCAGGCCGCTTACGAACTCACCAGCCCCAAAACCCAGCAAGCCCTCGATAAGGTGGTGGCCAGCCAGGGTAAATACGGCTCCTTTGCCGAAAGCTGTACCTGGGCCGACGACATCAAAGGCGATCACCACTGGGATTGGTCCAAACCCCTGCACTACGTCAATATCCCCCGGGGTGCCAGCAAACTTACCGACGCCAACTGCCCGGCCACCGGCTGCGTGCTGTCCGGCATCCGCCACTACCAGGCGCTGCTGACCCAAAACCCCAATGACTGGCAGGCGCTGTTCTTCCTGTCTCACTTCATCGGCGATCTGCACCAGCCGCTGCACGTGTCCTACGCCGACGACCTGGGGGGCAACCGCGCCCTGGGCCAGTTCTTCGGTGAAGAGAAGAACCTGCACGGCATCTGGGACTACGGCATGCTCGGCCATATGGGCGGCGACGACTGGAAAGGCTTCGGCCACAAACTGGCGGGCCTGGCCAACGCCAAGGACGCCGGCGGTACTCCCCTGGCCTGGGGCAACCAGTCCATGGCCATCACCCAGCAGGTTTACCGTTACTACCAGGGCCACAAGACCATGGGCCAAGAGTACGTGGACCACTTCGGCCCTGTGCTGGAGCAGCGCATGGAAGCGGGCGCCGAGCGCCTAGCCAAGGTACTGGACAGCATCTACGACAAATAA
- a CDS encoding T6SS immunity protein Tli4 family protein: MRTLFHYLSLGLMIAAGTAFADAPRQECLGRIIFDVPEEMQWATYDGQRTDRISDGRGGHIFTPRVTAKGDVGSYDYDGLTIRVSDIVERDIFDGAARYIKGTARLYQKELQKNLETDKKLLSELRVLDEKENTNATKGAVESFERSIKELERQLPLATIHEYDLGIPDAYFLGGHLAPSKALLWRNNRVYSFAFSKAGPGSAERIKALMARFQPRELYEVPKGPGFCFPYGFIADDGNTAYSIKNSLRFTQTPNVIFTLINASANDPWQTKPTLGTYDTDYRPGYDAEKWQKTSFIERIQLGKRLAGLEGWRLDPKQDSGEQERAWFALAHRGGTLSPLLAVQMTTFQKGTDDLAQHTPPPETVIPRFNKLSESIREDLAR; this comes from the coding sequence ATGAGAACCCTTTTTCATTATCTGAGTCTTGGTCTGATGATTGCCGCAGGCACCGCGTTTGCCGACGCACCGCGACAAGAGTGTCTCGGACGCATCATTTTTGATGTACCCGAAGAAATGCAATGGGCGACCTATGATGGCCAACGCACTGACCGGATCAGTGATGGACGGGGTGGGCATATATTCACCCCCAGAGTAACGGCTAAAGGGGATGTGGGTAGTTATGACTATGACGGTCTGACTATCCGAGTGAGTGATATCGTTGAACGTGACATCTTCGATGGCGCCGCAAGGTATATCAAAGGTACGGCGCGCCTTTACCAGAAAGAACTACAGAAGAATCTAGAGACGGATAAGAAACTGCTTAGTGAGCTGAGGGTGTTGGATGAAAAAGAAAATACCAACGCGACTAAGGGGGCCGTGGAAAGTTTCGAAAGATCCATAAAGGAACTCGAGCGTCAGCTACCCCTGGCAACAATCCACGAATATGACCTTGGCATTCCCGATGCCTATTTTCTGGGTGGGCATCTCGCCCCTAGCAAGGCTTTGCTCTGGCGCAACAATCGCGTTTACTCCTTCGCCTTTTCCAAGGCCGGCCCCGGCTCTGCCGAGCGTATCAAGGCGCTGATGGCACGCTTTCAGCCGCGTGAGTTGTATGAGGTGCCCAAGGGCCCAGGTTTCTGCTTCCCCTACGGTTTTATCGCCGACGATGGCAACACGGCCTACAGCATCAAGAACAGCCTGCGTTTCACCCAAACGCCCAACGTGATCTTCACCCTGATCAACGCTTCGGCCAACGATCCCTGGCAAACCAAACCCACCCTGGGCACCTACGACACCGACTATCGCCCAGGCTATGACGCCGAGAAATGGCAGAAAACTTCGTTTATCGAGCGCATCCAGCTTGGTAAGCGCCTGGCTGGCCTGGAAGGCTGGCGCCTGGACCCCAAGCAAGACTCCGGTGAACAGGAGCGCGCCTGGTTCGCCTTGGCGCACCGGGGCGGCACCCTCTCTCCCTTGTTGGCCGTGCAGATGACAACCTTTCAGAAAGGCACGGACGACCTAGCCCAGCATACGCCGCCTCCGGAAACGGTGATCCCTCGCTTCAACAAACTCAGTGAAAGCATTCGCGAAGACTTGGCTCGGTAA
- a CDS encoding DUF6587 family protein — protein sequence MIFDLVQGLIIGSLVLLSSLMVLRRMAPATSLKIQGRLAANLLKPGRSAPAHWLGKRLSARLDQAGGCGSDNGCGGCNGCGTSAAPSRQGQEIFRTRL from the coding sequence GTGATCTTCGACCTGGTGCAAGGCCTTATCATCGGTAGCCTGGTGCTGCTGAGCAGCCTGATGGTGCTGCGCCGCATGGCCCCTGCTACCAGCCTCAAGATCCAGGGGCGCCTGGCCGCCAACCTGCTCAAACCGGGGCGCAGCGCCCCGGCCCACTGGCTTGGCAAGCGCCTGTCGGCGCGCCTTGACCAGGCCGGCGGCTGCGGCAGCGACAATGGCTGCGGCGGTTGCAATGGCTGTGGCACCAGCGCCGCTCCCAGCCGGCAGGGCCAGGAGATCTTTCGCACCCGGCTTTAA